Within the Gossypium raimondii isolate GPD5lz chromosome 12, ASM2569854v1, whole genome shotgun sequence genome, the region TACGgctagtttattttttaattttagttgaataaatttatttaatttaactcgattagaatttttttaaatcaagttaggataataaaataagacttGTCAACAtaattaactcaatttttttactcgattcaactcaattcgattgaatgctcacccctaaacTCATCTACAATATTTGTGTAATAGtctgatttttagtggtgtcgaaaatagtggtttgaggccaccaaatccggcgagtaagctcgtaaattttattatttaatatttacgagtcaaatatgattttaaaaaagtttttgaattagtaatttgtgttttataatgatttataaagtcaagtggttttagaaagtgaggtatcgggacctcgtttctataaaccgagtcgtaaatatttttataaatatttacggagtgtcattaaggtaatattaaagtttcgatagttaattaattaaaatgactaaattgaaaaatgtgcaaaacttactaattataataattaagtgattaaatggcttgattatTAAATGAGGAGAACTTACTAAAAATTACACTAAAATAAAAGACGAGGCGGCATAAGagaaagataataataaaataaagccgattaatggcaattttgtaattaagtggaaattaacataaattaaaatgaaattacattttttatttcatttcttctcATTCAGTCTAGCAAACACCATAACTAAGGGAAGGTTTCTGTTTTGGCTTTATTGATTTACATGTGAGTATAATCGAtcttatttcttataatttttatatttttgagatcgttgcaattagatccagctagcccgtaccttcgattttgaaactgttaaagattttgaatgttttcattgatgaatcttctgattttttttatgttaaatgatgaatttgagatattaattgttattttaaaatattttattaagtgatttttgataaatttttcgattagggactaaattgttgaaatagtaaaaatacaagggtttgttgtgaaattattgcaaaaatggggtgtattgaatgccatgaatattcaactagcatgggtttgcattaaaaatggttaatttgcatgttttgggcttagagactaaattgaataaaagtaaaactttaggggctattttgtaaaaaatcaaaatgactaaattacatgaaatgaattgtttattgtctaaattaatattttgaatgaaattattaatttagatcagggtcgggtggaaaatcgaggaaaataaattattaccaaaatgcccctaaatcttggtatttttacaatttagccaagtaagttcgtgtaactaaattgtacatttatatgttttaaaaattgaatattattgtgTGTGATTTGTACAATTGCCATGTATAATTATGATCACATATCTGATAATtatcgagtcccgtttgaacattagaaatttgaaggatacaaatgacatgacATAGGGTTCCCGATTTGGTTGTGATCAttcatgtgttgcggacacaccacagctctcttgagcttcccgatacttggctctcatgagcttcccgatatacGGCTCGTATGAGTTTCCCGTTACTTAGCTCACACGAGCTTTCCGTTATTCAGCTCgaaagagcttcccgtttacaTGCTTGTATGAGCGtgcatgtacatgaattgacggattacagttttgtacactttgtgtgtactacccgtgtatccaatgatattctaaatgattCAACGAGAAATGTTCTGTTACGAGATGATATGAGTCCGATACGAACTAATACtggtatatacatgaaatacatggaaatgatagtacatgatatattgatatattaaaatgggtgatatatgtatatgaagaagcggtaagagaatgatatgtatcatgacatgtacatatatgaatatctttgatatgttgacacatggaaattatgtaagttgagacgagtaataagctcaagtgtgacatgttgagatAATAAGGTTACcgatgttgaatttatatgaaatatgttcaagtatgctaacaagtgttgttgtttgatacttaggcaagtgccaagttGTTGGTTgaatgataatatgtttaattataagttgcattgaaatggtaagtgctcaaatgaaaatatgcttgagCTCaagaaagagtggtaaggtttaaagttatttaaaatcctactatgctagggatgatatgtataagtgatgttGTGGAATTATTCGTCTTATGAATTGTTGAATATAGCTTCATGAATCCTGACGTATCAATATTGGATTATCCTTGATGTgtacaaatttcatatttgaaatgaattaatatgattaaagtttatacgagcttactaagtatttattgcttacgtagttgttttcctttacttttaaGATTACCAGAGCTccattgggttggaagcttgttagagttatatcacactatccatcagttCTATCggtatttttgaatgttttgattttggttataatgacatgtataggttatttttggCTAAATATTGGCttatatgtgttttgttgagTTTAGCCACTCATTTGGcttatgttttggtattttgacaTGTGCATAATTTGCCTTAAAATGTTGATGTGTAGAATGATTtgtggttgaatgatgaaatataaaatagtaGTTAAAAATGCATATGAGGTACGTTTTATAACTTGGTGTGATTTAGTACTATGCTATAGTAAGTGCATATGTATTTGATGCTATTGAATAAGTGGTAcaattggtaccaaatggtaagttttagtaaatgatttacatgttgtgtaTTAATGCGATTAGACATAAAAGTTGGTTGATTACTTGGTTACATGGATTATAAGGTTAAACATGTTTGTATTTGTCATTtaaggtgcctaagggcattttggttgtatgtgaatatGCATGTTTAGGGATTGATTTTACTTGTTTTGGATGCCATAATATGAGTTGTTTATAATCACGATGTTAACTGAAGGTACATGTCTTGTTGGGTGAGAAAGATGGCTTATAAAAtaacctatttttgtccacacgggcagagacacaggtgtgtgtttcagccgtgtgtcccctgtatcttttaaaagaatgcaagtcagtgagttacacggccttaGGCACGAgtgtgtctcttgaccgtgtgagtcacacggattggtcacacggccgtgtgacccttgcagtgttaaaaattttaaatgtttccgaaaaattttttgggtttccgatttagtcccaatttgtttctaatgcataatttgggccttgagggctcgtataagggacaatatgtataaactctggtaatactctgtaaccccgTTCTGACAACGGGTTCGtgttaggagtgttacaatttgaaactcaaaaataaattaatatattctaaaaaaataatttaaataatggaCTGTGAGATTAAAATGTATCCATAAGTTGTAGAGGAATGGATTAGAATTAGttggtaatttattttaaaaagaaggTAAACATTTTTATAGGAATAATGATATCAAATTGGATCTAATTTACACTTTTCATTCGCCAGTAATACAATCCAATAATGATATCCTAGAACCAGAAACGTCCAAAGCACCAGAAGAGAGAGCTTGTCACAACCTTTGGCTATCAGTTTCAAGAATAATGTCATCCATATGACATGTTTGAAGCCAAGACAAAACCTAACGAGCTGCCAAAATGTTCACCACAACCTTACTTTTCATAAAACCGAAGATACACTGCACAAAATCCCCCTCCGCTTTACGCACAATTGCGCCCCATCTCATATGCCCACTATCAACAAAAATAGCACCATCAAAATTGCATTTGAGAGCATACCCCCCACTGGCTATCTCTGaccttaactaaaaaaatttaacccacTCCAAACTCGACTCTGATCCAATCCGACctgagtttaaattttttgtgaaattgtgatcaattatttttttaaatgaaaggTTTTGACACcatttcttattaaatttactttaatttatctTTGGAGTTGTGTACTAATGTATATTTACACACATATGCTATAATTACAacatagaagaaaaagaagaaacaaagatTCTTTcgataaattattgaattaagaaGCTAGAAAATGAGGGAAATAACCTTATAAAGGTAAAATGGGATTAGTATAGAGGCGGTAGAATGAGATTAGTagtgataaattttaaagatttttaatttaattaatattaaatatgtatagatggtaatttcataaatatctcGAGGTAGGGTGGGCGGTTTCATTCTAAATCCGACCcgactatttttaaaaattaacccacCCCAACCTAACCCtcaactttaattaaaaaaaactgactctattggattaaatttaggttttttgTCTTCCGTATGGCTAACCCATATATGAGATATtagaataagaaagaaaagtaCTCGTTTCCAAGTTACTTGGAAaagaattctaaaaaattaggatacaaaagaaaataaaggtatTAAAACGTTATCTATTCGAGTAATAATGCAGTCAATTAttctatataaatttcaaatcaattagTTTGGTCTAGTGTGTAGCCTAAATTATTGTAAGAAAAATGTTGCAAATGACTTGAAAGAAtgtattttttcttcttattttaatatctcacaTAGGTTACTTGATGggttataaagtataaaaatgattttttttaattttagagttaaaactaaattgatatattttttaaatattgaggccaaatttattatttttagaattaaaactgaaatgattaattttgtaaacattgagagctaaatttattgaatttttatatttaggatcaaattaatggaatatgtaaatattagaagctaattttattattagactaatAGAAAAGTTCACttcaacttaaaatatttagttttaaaagtttaatggttaaataaaaattaataattaagtgatccaaataaaatgaaaagtataatccgatgactatttttataatttaccataaaaaattttgagcatTTTCCACGTTATTATTTAAGTGAAAAGTTTAACTCAGACTACTCCATTTTTTAGAATAGAGGCCGAAGGGATTTCCTGGTACTTTTACCCGAAAGAACcctagttttttttatcttccAGTTAAGTTTGCACGTCAAAGGTTGTCACAGATCAGACTTGAGTCATGGAAGTCGATGATGGAAACGAGTCGAAACCCTCCGCCTCGCCAGTGGCTTTCAGTTCAGTTTTTGACCCTTCCAATCCTATAGGGTTTTTCAAATCTGCGTTCGCTTTCGCATCTCAGATGGCTGCAGATATCTTCGACGACAATCAAGAAGATAAGATGGAGAATAAAATCCTGTCACTTCTTGATGATATCAAGAAAAGAAAGCgggaaaagaaagatgaatcagaagaagaagaagaagatgctGAGAACAAGAGATGGAGAGCATCGGAAGCAGATACTAAAAAGCCATCCCATGACGATCCGTTGCCGCCGAACAAAAACAATGGTCTTGACATGAAGAACTATTCATGGTCGCAAACTCTAGGAGACGTCATGGTTCAGGTCCCAGTTCCTCTCGGAACCAAAAAGAAACTCGTAATATGCGATATCAAGAACACGTCTCTACGAGTGGGGGTTAAGGGTCAGCCGTTGTTGATCGACGACGAGTTATTCCAGGCGGTGAAAGTTTGTGAGAGTTATTGGACACTGGAAGATAATGAAACGGTTACCATTCTGTTATCAAAGTGTAATCCATGGGAATGGTGGAAATCAGTGGTGAAAGGTGATCGAGGGATTGATACTAGCCGATGCGAACCGGGACTGAGACGGTTGGATGGCTTGGGCTACGAAGCGGAACGTCACATGAGAAAGCTGTTGTTTGATTATGGGCAGAAGTGTAAGGGACTCCCAACAAGCGATAATTGCCCGGAGGTGCTCCAGAAATTCATTGTTCACCATCCATATTTGAACCTTCCTCCTCAAAGTAAATGAGATGATTCATTTCAACAGCCAACTTTTTACTTTCTGCAACTTCTTACagcttttaattcaattgttcTGATAATAGACTGATTTCAATTCTTAGATTTGTATTTGATGGCAGTTTTATCAAAAGATTTATATTCGATGTTGCGGCTTGCTTGTGTTTAGTTTTAGAATTATATATCAATAGCAAAAATTCATTATATTGCCAACATTCAAAGATGAATATCACTTGCCACATATAGAGGAGCACATGGT harbors:
- the LOC105762254 gene encoding protein BOBBER 1, whose product is MEVDDGNESKPSASPVAFSSVFDPSNPIGFFKSAFAFASQMAADIFDDNQEDKMENKILSLLDDIKKRKREKKDESEEEEEDAENKRWRASEADTKKPSHDDPLPPNKNNGLDMKNYSWSQTLGDVMVQVPVPLGTKKKLVICDIKNTSLRVGVKGQPLLIDDELFQAVKVCESYWTLEDNETVTILLSKCNPWEWWKSVVKGDRGIDTSRCEPGLRRLDGLGYEAERHMRKLLFDYGQKCKGLPTSDNCPEVLQKFIVHHPYLNLPPQSK